The proteins below come from a single Ptychodera flava strain L36383 chromosome 6, AS_Pfla_20210202, whole genome shotgun sequence genomic window:
- the LOC139135827 gene encoding sorting nexin-6-like gives METMQDANGDIAGMEPFEPWYTAQVVGATKDGDVIKYELKTKKLDESNKEVNVIREYEDFQWLEHCLVTNNDVSGLILPPLPPKPGVSASGAEAKSKKQLGSGSKALIGDEFHKDCRGLEKYLQLVLKHELLGKEESLGKFLVDKEAPMRTKLKKNILSNLSKAVGEARKGNHKDIDDTFQKERDNCNDKLTLTKEASDNFNKMVYIQLRLEGAYSHLSTMLNLGGGVLEGPSASANNMLVKFSHALDDYKHGITVFSANDENTLGFTLDLYARYQESEKEMLYRRTCKMIDLETATKNLEKAKPQKRDAAEDVKKDAEAAFDKISDVAKKEIVKYHRERVLAFQKALILYAEAKVKTARDTYALLARDLKKLKEMDSGDSAADDPQTSPVVYTPSKPF, from the exons GAAACAATGCAAGATGCCAACGGTGACATTGCCGGGATGGAACCCTTCGAGCCGTGGTACACTGCACAAGTCGTTGGAGCCACCAAGGATGGTGACGTCATCAAATATGAGTTGAAAACCAAAAAG CTAGATGAAAGCAACAAGGAAGTCAATGTAATTCGAGAATATGAGGATTTCCAGTGGCTAGAGCACTGCCTTGTGACAAATAATGATGTCAGTGGATTAATT CTCCCTCCACTGCCACCTAAACCCGGTGTATCAGCATCAGGGGCTGAAGCCAAATCCAAGAAACAGCTTGGTAGCGGCAGCAAGGCCCTCATTGGAGATGAATTTCACAAGGACTGTCGAGGCTTAGAAAAATATCTGCAGCTTGTCCTCAAACATGAATTACTGGGCAAAGAGGAAAGCCTTGGAAAGTTTCTTGTAGACAAAGAG GCACCAATGAGAACAAAGCTGAAAAAGAACATTCTTAGTAATCTGTCAAAAGCAGTTGGTGAGGCCAGGAAAGGAAATCACAAGGACATTGACGACACATTCCAGAAAGAACGTGATAACTGTAACGACAAGCTCACCTTGACAAAAGAAGCTAGTGACAACTTTAACAAAATGGTCTACATTCAGTTAA GATTAGAAGGCGCTTATTCACATTTATCCACAATGCTCAATCTTGGAGGGGGTGTACTTGAAGGTCCAAGTGCAAGCGCAAACAA TATGTTAGTGAAATTTTCCCATGCACTTGATGACTATAAACATGGCATAACAGTGTTTTCagcaaatgatgaaaatactcTTGGCTTTACTTTAGATCTTTATGCAAGGTATCAAGAATCTGAAAAG GAAATGCTTTACCGGAGAACGTGCAAAATGATTGACCTAGAGACTGCTACTAAGAATTTAGAGAAAGCAAAACCACAGAAGAGGGATGCA GCTGAAGATGTCAAAAAGGATGCAGAAGCTGCCTTTGATAAGATTTCAGATGTTGCCAAGAAAGAG ATCGTGAAGTATCACAGGGAACGTGTCCTGGCCTTCCAGAAAGCTTTAATCCTGTATGCAGAGGCTAAAGTCAAGACAGCCAGGGATACCTATGCACTGCTTGCACGAGATCtaaagaaattgaaagaaatgGATTCGGGAGATTCAGCAGCTGATGATCCACAAACATCTCCTGTTGTATACACACCATCCAAACCTTTTTAG
- the LOC139135826 gene encoding zinc finger protein 862-like isoform X2 gives MLCRACQKFNMKARNGSGVWSAIPCVAIRKDSVQRHSETEAHQQALGLERDGKENTPVNEVFQVQVNMQRLALEGAMKCLYWLGKNEISHTTKFTSLMDFVKGMGCTYLEHLDQGANAHYTSERAIQEMLMSIATVISDDIYKSIRSSPTFSLLMDETTDVAILKQLITYIKYIKTTDNKCEVKTAFVHIDDLADGKACSIVKSTQDMFAQLDLSFTDCTALGSDGAAVMVGRRTGVATQLRELNSSMINIHCVAHRLALAAGQAMAGIPYLKRLSSTLQQLFYFYQNSAVRMAGLQEIQKILGSSEVRLKEAKHVRWLSHQRAVDAVRRSLSSIIVSLERESEERHDATATGLAMFLKQFNFVASILMLSDVLPHLTRLSLMFQKKDVDVTILDTIISSTITAIRTLKTQPGTHTMNVESYLNEDLAEHSVTSTDAVKQRFKDQVYDKYIDAVCDNLEQRFPDVQLIGAFSIFDPSLVEDDASLEMSIP, from the exons ATGCTATGCAGGGCATGTCAGAAGTTCAACATGAAGGCCCGAAATGGTTCTGGTGTGTGGAGTGCTATTCCTTGTGTCGCCATCAGAAAAGACAGTGTTCAGCGTCACAGCGAAACAGAGGCCCACCAGCAAGCCCTTGGTCTAGAGAGAGATGGTAAAGAAAATACTCCTGTCAACGAAGTGTTCCAGGTTCAAGTGAATATGCAACGACTGGCACTTGAAGGAGCGATGAAGTGTTTGTATTGGTTAGGGAAGAACGAGATATCCCACACCACAAAGTTTACATCGCTAATGGATTTCGTCAAGGGAATGGGCTGCACCTACTTAGAACATTTAGATCAG GGTGCAAATGCACATTACACCTCTGAACGTGCTATCCAAGAAATGCTTATGAGCATTGCCACAGTGATCAGTGATGACATCTACAAGAGTATTCGTTCAAGTCCCACCTTCAGTCTTCTGATGGATGAAACGACCGACGTAGCCATCTTGAAGCAACTCATAACGTACATCAAATACATCAAGACTACAGACAACAAGTGTGAA GTAAAGACAGCATTTGTACATATAGACGATTTAGCCGATGGCAAAGCCTGCAGCATTGTGAAGAGCACGCAGGACATGTTCGCACAGCTAGATCTTAGTTTCACTGACTGTACAGCTCTTGGGTCTGACGGGGCAGCTGTCATGGTTGGCAGGCGAACTGGG GTAGCAACTCAGTTGAGAGAACTTAACTCGTCAATGATCAACATCCACTGTGTGGCACACAGACTGGCGCTGGCAGCAGGACAGGCGATGGCAGGCATCCCCTACTTGAAGAGACTAAGTTCAACCTTGCAgcagttattttatttttatcagaatTCGGCAGTGCGTATGGCTGGTTTACAAGAAATTCAG AAAATCCTTGGTAGCAGTGAGGTTCGTCTGAAGGAGGCTAAACACGTCAGATGGTTATCTCATCAGAGAGCTGTGGATGCAGTGAGGAGGTCATTATCATCTATTATAGTCAGCCTTGAGAGGGAGTCGGAAGAACGACATGATGCGACAGCTACTGGTCTTGCCATGTTCTTAAAGCAGTTCAACTTTGTAGCCAGCATTCTGATGCTCAGTGATGTTCTACCCCACTTGACAAGACTGTCATTAATGTTTCAG AAGAAAGATGTAGATGTGACTATTCTCGATACAATCATCAGCAGCACTATTACTGCGATCAGGACACTGAAGACCCAGCCAGGAACACATACCATGAATGTTGAGTCCTACCTAAATGAAGATCTTGCAGAACACAGTGTGACCTCTACTGATGCTGTAAAGCAACGATTCAAAGACCAG GTATATGACAAGTACATTGATGCTGTCTGTGATAACTTAGAGCAACGGTTTCCTGATGTGCAACTAATTGGTGCATTCTCTATTTTTGACCCGAGCCTTGTTGAAGATGATGCCAGCCTGGAAATGTCGAT ACCTTAA
- the LOC139135826 gene encoding zinc finger protein 862-like isoform X1, whose amino-acid sequence MSQRKFMDSWLCRSTNPSPSSPTATCSPTPTTDMCSPILSSPATKSTKRKAVNSPSSQNKRRVTGVDPTWKKLFPWLIVTPDEKGMLCRACQKFNMKARNGSGVWSAIPCVAIRKDSVQRHSETEAHQQALGLERDGKENTPVNEVFQVQVNMQRLALEGAMKCLYWLGKNEISHTTKFTSLMDFVKGMGCTYLEHLDQGANAHYTSERAIQEMLMSIATVISDDIYKSIRSSPTFSLLMDETTDVAILKQLITYIKYIKTTDNKCEVKTAFVHIDDLADGKACSIVKSTQDMFAQLDLSFTDCTALGSDGAAVMVGRRTGVATQLRELNSSMINIHCVAHRLALAAGQAMAGIPYLKRLSSTLQQLFYFYQNSAVRMAGLQEIQKILGSSEVRLKEAKHVRWLSHQRAVDAVRRSLSSIIVSLERESEERHDATATGLAMFLKQFNFVASILMLSDVLPHLTRLSLMFQKKDVDVTILDTIISSTITAIRTLKTQPGTHTMNVESYLNEDLAEHSVTSTDAVKQRFKDQVYDKYIDAVCDNLEQRFPDVQLIGAFSIFDPSLVEDDASLEMSIP is encoded by the exons ATGTCTCAGCGCAAGTTTATGGACTCCTGGCTCTGCCGTTCGACCAACCCATCTCCGAGCAGCCCTACGGCAACGTGTTCTCCGACCCCCACAACTGATATGTGTTCACCGATCTTGTCATCGCCTGCTACGAAATCAACAAAGAGAAAGGCCGTGAACTCACCATCATCACAGAACAAGAGAAGAGTAACTGGTGTTGACCCGacatggaaaaaattatttccatGGTTGATTGTAACTCCAGATGAAAAAG GAATGCTATGCAGGGCATGTCAGAAGTTCAACATGAAGGCCCGAAATGGTTCTGGTGTGTGGAGTGCTATTCCTTGTGTCGCCATCAGAAAAGACAGTGTTCAGCGTCACAGCGAAACAGAGGCCCACCAGCAAGCCCTTGGTCTAGAGAGAGATGGTAAAGAAAATACTCCTGTCAACGAAGTGTTCCAGGTTCAAGTGAATATGCAACGACTGGCACTTGAAGGAGCGATGAAGTGTTTGTATTGGTTAGGGAAGAACGAGATATCCCACACCACAAAGTTTACATCGCTAATGGATTTCGTCAAGGGAATGGGCTGCACCTACTTAGAACATTTAGATCAG GGTGCAAATGCACATTACACCTCTGAACGTGCTATCCAAGAAATGCTTATGAGCATTGCCACAGTGATCAGTGATGACATCTACAAGAGTATTCGTTCAAGTCCCACCTTCAGTCTTCTGATGGATGAAACGACCGACGTAGCCATCTTGAAGCAACTCATAACGTACATCAAATACATCAAGACTACAGACAACAAGTGTGAA GTAAAGACAGCATTTGTACATATAGACGATTTAGCCGATGGCAAAGCCTGCAGCATTGTGAAGAGCACGCAGGACATGTTCGCACAGCTAGATCTTAGTTTCACTGACTGTACAGCTCTTGGGTCTGACGGGGCAGCTGTCATGGTTGGCAGGCGAACTGGG GTAGCAACTCAGTTGAGAGAACTTAACTCGTCAATGATCAACATCCACTGTGTGGCACACAGACTGGCGCTGGCAGCAGGACAGGCGATGGCAGGCATCCCCTACTTGAAGAGACTAAGTTCAACCTTGCAgcagttattttatttttatcagaatTCGGCAGTGCGTATGGCTGGTTTACAAGAAATTCAG AAAATCCTTGGTAGCAGTGAGGTTCGTCTGAAGGAGGCTAAACACGTCAGATGGTTATCTCATCAGAGAGCTGTGGATGCAGTGAGGAGGTCATTATCATCTATTATAGTCAGCCTTGAGAGGGAGTCGGAAGAACGACATGATGCGACAGCTACTGGTCTTGCCATGTTCTTAAAGCAGTTCAACTTTGTAGCCAGCATTCTGATGCTCAGTGATGTTCTACCCCACTTGACAAGACTGTCATTAATGTTTCAG AAGAAAGATGTAGATGTGACTATTCTCGATACAATCATCAGCAGCACTATTACTGCGATCAGGACACTGAAGACCCAGCCAGGAACACATACCATGAATGTTGAGTCCTACCTAAATGAAGATCTTGCAGAACACAGTGTGACCTCTACTGATGCTGTAAAGCAACGATTCAAAGACCAG GTATATGACAAGTACATTGATGCTGTCTGTGATAACTTAGAGCAACGGTTTCCTGATGTGCAACTAATTGGTGCATTCTCTATTTTTGACCCGAGCCTTGTTGAAGATGATGCCAGCCTGGAAATGTCGAT ACCTTAA